The following proteins come from a genomic window of Pseudomonas putida:
- the gmk gene encoding guanylate kinase: MNHSSGTLYIVSAPSGAGKTSLVNALIKDDQRVSVSVSHTTRGKRPGEEHGVNYHFVSHEEFKALIDKNDFLEHAEVFGNFYGTSRSTLQQVLDRGDDLILEIDWQGARQVRELMPGARSIFILPPNLEALRQRLDGRGQDSDEIIAGRMKEAVSEMQHYDEYEYVIINDDFDVALEELKAVFRSNRLLLSKQQERHGALLKQLIG, from the coding sequence GCAAGACCAGCCTGGTCAACGCCCTGATCAAGGACGACCAACGCGTCAGCGTTTCTGTCTCGCACACCACGCGCGGCAAGCGCCCGGGCGAGGAGCACGGCGTCAACTACCACTTCGTCAGCCATGAGGAATTCAAGGCGCTGATCGACAAGAACGACTTCCTTGAACACGCCGAAGTGTTCGGCAACTTCTACGGCACCTCGCGTAGCACGCTGCAGCAAGTGCTGGACCGGGGCGATGACCTGATTCTGGAAATCGACTGGCAAGGCGCCCGTCAGGTGCGTGAGCTGATGCCCGGAGCCCGTTCGATCTTCATCCTGCCGCCGAACCTGGAGGCGCTGCGCCAGCGCCTGGACGGGCGCGGGCAGGACAGCGATGAGATCATTGCCGGCCGCATGAAAGAGGCCGTCAGCGAGATGCAGCATTACGACGAGTACGAGTACGTCATCATCAACGATGACTTCGATGTGGCGCTGGAGGAGTTGAAGGCCGTGTTCCGCTCGAACCGTTTGCTGCTGAGCAAGCAGCAGGAGCGGCACGGGGCATTGCTCAAGCAGTTGATCGGCTGA